One Deltaproteobacteria bacterium genomic window, CCTGCCGCCCGCCCACCCCCTACGGCGAGTCGAAGTGCGACGGCGAGGCCCAGGTGGCCGCCTTCGCGGAGCGGACGGGCGTGCCCGCCCTCGTCGCCCGGATCGGGAACACGTACGGCCCGGGAAGCCTCGGCTTCGTCCACTTCTTCCTGCGCACGCTCCTGAGCGACGACGCCGCCGCGCCGGCGCTGCCCCTCCTCGGCGCGCGGCTCCTGCAGCCGATCTACGTCGTCGACCTCGTCGAGGCCCTCGTGCGCGCGCTGCGGGTGCGGCTCGCGGGCGTCTACAACTTCACCGGCGACGCCGCGACGTCGATCGGCGACTGGGTCCTCGCGCTCGCCGAGCTGCTCGGCGTGGAGGAGCTGGCGCGCGCGCGACTCGCGTCCCGCGAGGATCCCCCGCCCGCGGGCGCCGCGGCCGTCCCGGAAGTCGTCTACTTCCTGCTCGCCGACGGCGACCGCATCCACCGCGCCTACAGCGATGCGAAGCTCCGCGCCGCGATCGGCGACTACCAGCGGCACACGCTCCAGCGCGGCCTCGCCGCCACGCTCGCCTGGTACGCCCAGGCGGGCGCCCTCCAGCCGGTCCTCCAATGAGCTCGTCGAAAGGCGGTCCCCGATGCGCGTGACGCTCGTCTTCCCCGGCATCGCCCTCCCCGGCTTCGACAGCTTCAAGAAGCGGCCGAGCGTCGACGCCAACTTCATCGACCACGGTCTCGCCTCCGTCGGCGCCGCCGCGAAGGCCGCGGGCCACGCGGTCGGCCTGATCGACCTCCGCGCGCTCAGCGGGTGGGAGCACTTCCGGTCCCTGGTCCGGTCGAGCGACACCCCGGTGTGGGGCATCACCTCCTGGAGCCTCCACTATCCCGACGCCGTGCGCGCCATGCGCGTGATCAAGGAGGAGCGGCCCGAGGCGGTCATCGTCCTCGGCGGCGTCCACGCGACGATCAACACGCGCCAGGTCCTGAACAACGCGCTCGCCGACCACGTCGTCACCAAGGAAGGCGAGGTGAGCTTCCCGCGGCTCCTCGCGTCGCTCGACGCCGGCGAGCAGCCGCCCCGCCTGATCGAGGGCGAGCCGCCCGACCTGGACGCCATCCCGTGGGTCGACCGCGACCTCTTCGACGTCTCGGGCGAGCTCCTGACGCCGATGGTCCCGCGCCTGCCGTTGCCGTTCATCACCACCAACGCCGGCCGCGGCTGCCCCTTCAAGTGCAACTTCTGCCAGCCGGCCGAGCGCATGGTGTTCGGCAACAAGGCGAAGATCCGCAGCGCCCAGAACGTGGTCGACGAGCTCCTCCACCTGCGCGACCGCTACGGGTTCCGCAGCTGGATGGCGCACGACGATCTCTTCTTCCTGAACCCCAAGTGGATGCTCGAGTTCTGCGACCGCTACCAGGCCGCCGGGCTCGACCAGCCGTTCATCTGTCAGATGCGCGCCGACATGATCTGCCGCTTCGAGCCCGTCGTGCAGCGCATGGCGGAGGCCGGGCTCGCATGGGCGATGATCGGCTTCGAGAGCGGCAGCCAGCGCATCCTCGACCTCTTCGAGAAGGGCACGACGGTGGAGCAGAACCTGCGCGCGGCGGAGATCTGCCGCCAGCACGGCGTCAAGGTGTGGGCGAACATCATGTTCGGCGCGCCGAGCGAGACGAAGGCCGAGGCGCTCGAGACGGTGCGCATGGTCTGGAAGATCGGGCCGGAGCACTTCAGCCCGAGCTTCTTCACCCCGACGCCCGGCAGCGGCATGTTCGACGTCGTCGAGCGCCAGGACCTGGCCGTCGTCGACGACTTCCGCGGCTCCTGCCGCTCGCCGGACGAGGCCAAGATCCGCGGCGTCGACTACGCGTGGCTGACGCGGGCGATCGCGCTGGCGGCCGCCGGCGGCCCGGAGGGCGCGCTCGCGACGCTCGCCGGCGCCGGGGCCTGAGGCGGCGATGGAACGCGTCGCGCTCGTCAACAGCCCCTCGCTCCGCAAGCGCGCCGTGAGCCGCGGCATGGCCGGCGGCCTCGGCTTCGACGGCGCCGAGACGCTCGTCCTGCCGCCCCTCGACCTGGCGCTCATGGCGGCGACGCTGCGCGCCGCCGGCTTCGCGGTGGAGCTGATCGACGCCGACCCGCTCGGCCTCGACGATGGCCAGGTGTACGAGCGGCTCGACGGGACGTCCTACGCCGCGATCGTCGCCTCGGTCTCGCTGCCGACGCTCGAGGCCGACGCGGCGTTCCTGGCGGGCCTCGGCGCGCGGCACCCCGAGGCCCGGGTCGTCGCCAAGACGCTCGTC contains:
- a CDS encoding B12-binding domain-containing radical SAM protein gives rise to the protein MRSSAPRSATTSGTRSSAASPPRSPGTPRRAPSSRSSNELVERRSPMRVTLVFPGIALPGFDSFKKRPSVDANFIDHGLASVGAAAKAAGHAVGLIDLRALSGWEHFRSLVRSSDTPVWGITSWSLHYPDAVRAMRVIKEERPEAVIVLGGVHATINTRQVLNNALADHVVTKEGEVSFPRLLASLDAGEQPPRLIEGEPPDLDAIPWVDRDLFDVSGELLTPMVPRLPLPFITTNAGRGCPFKCNFCQPAERMVFGNKAKIRSAQNVVDELLHLRDRYGFRSWMAHDDLFFLNPKWMLEFCDRYQAAGLDQPFICQMRADMICRFEPVVQRMAEAGLAWAMIGFESGSQRILDLFEKGTTVEQNLRAAEICRQHGVKVWANIMFGAPSETKAEALETVRMVWKIGPEHFSPSFFTPTPGSGMFDVVERQDLAVVDDFRGSCRSPDEAKIRGVDYAWLTRAIALAAAGGPEGALATLAGAGA
- a CDS encoding NAD(P)-dependent oxidoreductase, producing CRPPTPYGESKCDGEAQVAAFAERTGVPALVARIGNTYGPGSLGFVHFFLRTLLSDDAAAPALPLLGARLLQPIYVVDLVEALVRALRVRLAGVYNFTGDAATSIGDWVLALAELLGVEELARARLASREDPPPAGAAAVPEVVYFLLADGDRIHRAYSDAKLRAAIGDYQRHTLQRGLAATLAWYAQAGALQPVLQ